The Methanobacterium sp. sequence TAAAATTTTTAGAAAGCTTAATTCCAGATGTAAGGGAAAATATTTTAAAATCAGCCCTATTTATACATAATGAATAAATTATTCGGTTTTTAGAGAATTTTCTTCATCTAAAAGACAATTAATTTCACTAAGAGCAACTAAAAGACTGTATCCTTTTTCAGTAAGCATGTAATCACCCCTTTCATGCCTCTGGATTATAATTCCGCAGTCAAGAAGTTTTTGAATGTGGAAGAGCAGATTACCCCCTCTCAGTCCTGTTAGCTCTGAAAGTGATGAAAATGTTCTGGTTCCATTTGCCATTGATTTAATGATTTGAAGTCTCTGCTTGTTAGATAAAGGTTCAAGTACTTCTTTGACAATGGATTCTTCACATATCAGCGCTATATCCTGTCTTTTCTCCTCATTGGTGCTGTAGATACGAAGAGCTCTCATTAAATTTATTTGCTTTTTAAATAAGTCATTTACTTCTAAAAAACAGATTTCACATTTTTTATACGGTGCTGTTGATTTTAATTCATCTAAATTTGATTGATTTTGGTTAATAGTCTTTTCAGTGACATTATCTTCATGAATAAGACATGCATTATTTTGTAGAAATCCTGTAAACCTTTCTCTACATTCATTTTTCATATCACATTTTTTAACCATTCCCCTTTCAAGACCATGTTCAATATCATGACCCATATATTCTTTAAGTGCATTGATGAAATCTTTTTTTGAATTTACACGTATTAAATCAAGATATTGCTGATTATGGTTTTCCATTAAGAGTTTAATATCATGGTGCATTGTTGCAAGTTTTTCTTTTATCTCCGACATTTCTTTGTTATGGAGTTCCTTTTCACTTAACATTCCAATCACCTGATTTGCATTTTATAATAAAATCAAATATTATATATAAAATACCATGTATAATATTATAACCATTAAGTATATATTTATAGTCTAACAAAGTAAGATGAGGTTGAGAAAACTCATAAAACACCATGTATTTGGTGCAAAGAAACACAGTTTCTCATGCTTAAATCTCTGATTTTTGCAGCTCGAGATTTTCTAACCATAAAAATCAAGATTTTTCAAGGTGAAAAAATGGAAGTAAAATTTGAGTTACAGCACTTCTGCTGCGGTCCTAAAGGATGCCAGATTGAAGTAGAATACGGCGAAATGATGGACGCAGAATAATTATGTTTAATCTAATAACTTATTTTTTCATTACTCTTTATTATTTTTAATACATATTTAAGTATTTTAACGCTGAGTCAATATTTATAGCTTGTTTTAAAAGTCAATTTTAATTAAAAATCTATTTTTAAAATTATTGCCGCTTTTAAGTAGTTTTAATCTTCCTAATGCAATATTCACAAATAATTACCAATAAACAGCCATTATTTTTTCTACATTAATTATATATTCCTTTTAATTAATATTATATACTGGAAAAAATTTCAAAAAGGTGATTTAGGTGGTAATGACTGATGAAATGATGGATGCTGTAGAAAAGGAGAATGTAGTTTTTTTTGCCACTGCAACAAAAAAGGGAACACCCAATGTTGTTCCGATAGGATTTGCAAGGCCTCTAGACGAGGAGACTATATTAATAGTGGATAATTACATGAATAAAACCCGTGAAAACCTTGAAAATAATCCAAAGGCAAGTCTAGTTCCAAGAGATGCTTCAAAATGTCCATATCAGTTTAAAGGAACGGTAGAAATCCATACTTCAGGCAAATATTTCGACGACGCAGTAGATTGGGCCCAGAGCGTGATGAGCGAATTATCTCCAAAAGCTGCAGTTTTACTTAAAGTTGAGGAGATCTATTCTGTAAAACCAGGCCCTGATGCGGGTAAAAAAGTAGATTAAACAATTTACTCCTTTTTAATTATTTTTATTTTAAAAAAATCTTTATTTTATTTCCAGATTTTTAAATTTATTTATATTAATTAGAACAACCACTATTATGTCTTTTTTAATTAAATTTTAACCTTATAATTTCTGTTACAATTTAAATTTTACAATAATTTAGGTAATTATAATGTATTTACTACAGTTTAATGACGATTAAATATATATTTCTAATTAACTATAGTTAAGCCTGGTGAAGATGCAAATGCATTCATGCCTTAAACAAAAAGAGGTGAGAAAATGGGTGTGAAAGAAGAAATAAAAAACCAAATTATAGGAGCGCTTGAAGGGGCGAATTTCCCGATAGAAACACCAGAAGAACTAATTAGTGCAATGCCAGATGGCGCAGAAACTACCTGTAAATCCGGAAATCTAGAATTAAAAGCAGGAAATGCTGGACAGGTACTTAAAGCCGACGACTTCCCATTTAAAAATGCTGAAGAAGTAGCCGATACTATTGTTAACAGAGCATTATAGTTTCTATAATCCTAAAATTCTTCTTTTAAAAAAAATATTATTTGAAACTAAACAACGAAGTCTGCTTGGCTCCATTAGTACCATTTTCATCTTTTTTCTTTGAGTTATTTGAATCGTCTTTAGCTTTCTTTTCTATTTTTGGTGAATTCTCATCTTTTGAAGATTTTTTTGTGCTCTTTTTAGTTGTCTTAGAGGTTTTTTTAGCCTTAGTGCTTTTTAATGCATCCTTTGATTCTTTCTCTTTTTTAGCCTTTGTTTTAGTTTTTTTGGGTGCTCTAACCTTCCTTGATCTAAAAAGCTTTACTTCATCATCTTCCAGCCCAAAATACATCATCATATTATATGCAATTTCATTATCCTGAAACATGATTTCAAAGTATGGAAACTGGGAAATCGCCACCTTTTTTGAGGTGTGAAGTTTTTCAGCTATCTTCTCCGCGACTCTGTTTTGTAAATCTCTTTTACTTCTGCTTTTTGAAAGCATGGTGTAAACTGATGAATTTGCATATCTTGCAAACTTCTTGTAGGTTTCATCCTTTGATAAAGCAACCCCTACACTCATAAAATCATAAGCATATTTCCAGTATGTGTATGCACGTGTTGAAAAAGCCCTTCCAAGGTAAATATCAGCTTGAGAAACCATTTCATAAGCTTCCTCTATTTCATGCTTCTTTTCATATTCACGGGGGATATTTTCTATAACCATTTCAAGTAAAAGGGCTGGATCAGCTTCCACCTGCCGCATAGAATCTTTAATTCTATTTGGATTTTTACTTTTTAAGATGGTTCTCACAGCATCAAATATATTAGACCTCTCATCCTTTTGAGCTATAAGATTAAGGTCTTCAGATGTGATCTTTTCTTCTCCCTGTGCTATAATTTGGAGATCTCCTATTGCAGACCTTAAATCTCCACGTGATCTTTTGGCAAGTTCTCTCAAGACATGTTCTTCAAATTCAACACCTTCTTTTATACATATCTTCTTTAAAAAAGAAACTATTGAGTTCGTATGTACTTTTCGGAGAGTTATAACCTGACATTTAGATTTAAAGCTCTTGATTCTGTTACTGTAAGGATCATTAGCCATCATTATAACCGGTTGGCTCCCTTCCTTTAATATTTTATTAATAGCTCTTGAACCGCCCCGATCATCATTTCCATGAAGTCCATCAACTTCATCAAGGATTATTAGTTTTAATCTACCACCAAATAGGGTCATTGAAGATGATGCCTCCCCTACAGTACTCATTATGGCATCATATGATCGTTTATCACTTGCATTTAATTCAACAGAATCAGAGAATTCCTTCGCAATTAATTGTGCAAATGTGGTTTTACCAGTACCTGGAGGGCCTAAAAGAAAGAGGCACTTTTGAGGATTACCTGCCTTCCACTCCTCAACCCATTTAAGAATTTCCTTTTTCGCCTTTAAATTCCCAAGAACTTCATCAAAGTTCTTCGGACGATATTTTTCTGTCCACAACATCTTTAATCTGCCTTTCCTTTTAATAAAAATTTGGTAAGGAGAGCTTCAAGCTGAATTCTTGGATTAGATCCTTCCCTTATCCTGAAATCGTATTCTCCAATGCTTTGAATTAAATCAACATATACATCTTCTTCAATCATGCTTTCCATTGACATGCGCGAAATTTCCTGATAAATTTGTGTAATCATGTCTTCCCCGCTTGTACCCTGAATAACCATTACTTCTCTTAAAAGATCCCTTGCCCCTAAAAAATCTCCATTCAAAGCCATTTTTACTATTTTACGTACATCCTGAGGTTTTGCCTTGGATACGATTTCATGAATACTCTCATCAGTAATTTCATCTGTAGTTGATGCTGATGCTTGAAGAATATTTATTGCTTTTCTTAAATCCCCTTCTGCAAAATAAACTATGCTTTCAATGGCCTCTCTTTTGATATTTAGATTTTCGGCTTCTGCTATTTTTTCAAGTCTGTGGATGATCTGTGTTCCTTTTACAGGTGCAAATCTGAAGATTGCACATCTTGACTGAATTGGATCGATGATCTTTGAAGAATAATTACAAGATAATACAAATGATGCAGTCTTTGTGTACATCTCCATTTCCCTTCTTAAAGCGTGCTGTGCATCCTTGGTCATGTTATCCACTTCATCAAGGAAAACTATCCTGAATGGAGCCCCTACTGCTTTTAACCTACAGAAATTTTTGATATTTGTTCTTACTGTATCTATTCCCCTTGCATCTGATGCATTTAGCTCTAAAAAGTTCTGTCTCCAGTATTCTCCTAAAATTTCTTTTGCAAGGGCAATTGCAGTTGTTGTTTTTCCAACCCCTGCAGGACCTGTAAACATTAAATTTGGCATGCTCTGTTCATTTACGTATTTTTTTAGTCGTTCTATAATATGATCTTGACCTACTACTTCATCAAGGTTACTTGGTCTGTATTTTTCAACCCATGGTCCATTCATTTAATCACCGTTTGTATTTTCCTGATTATCACATAAATTTAAAAATTCAGGTAAAAAAATGTGATAAAAAATTATAAAAATATTCAATCTGATTATAAGCTGTGTTTTTAGTCTGCAATATGGATTTGTAATAGGAAGTATAAAATTTATTGTTATTAATAAATGATAACAAAATGTTTCAGTATCTTTTAAATTATTATTAAAAATATAATTAACCTAAAAAATTGTAAATAACTTTGATTTACAGGGATTTAAAAAATTAATTCATCTAACCTTATTTAAAAAGTTCTCTTATTTCAGAATGAGTTTTATCTTTAATTCCAAGTTCTGTTATAGCTTCTCCATAAGATGCATTAATTACTTTGAATTCAGCCCTGACTATCCCTCTAAAAGCACCATATCCCATTACTTTACCATAATTTTCTGTTATAATATCAATTATTTTACTGAAATCAGTTATTAGTGTATTCGCTCTTTCATCTAAAGGAATATTCTCCGCATTTTCTCTTATTTTATCAAAATCAATTGCAGAGTTGCTTCCCACTTCAACATCTTTTAAAAGACTTTTGCAATCTTCAACAGGTAAAAATCTTCTTATAAGCCCTCTTGCTGGTGCTACCCCCATAATTTTACTTGCACCAATTGACATCGCCAAAAATATGGCTTCATAAATATCTAAAATTAGTTCCGACTTCTCTTTATCTCCCTGAGGAACTATGACATTTTTCGGTAAATCAGGGAAAGAAATCGGAGGTCTGATAACTGGAAGAGGAGCAGAAGACTCTGAAGCTTCTTCTTTAATTTCTTCTTGAGACTCTGAAATTTCAGTTTCTAATTTTTCTGTTATTTCTGACCCTTCACCTGTTTCTTCTCCATGAAGAGATTCTAATTCAAGCATCTTTGCAAGTTCTTCTTCAGCTTCTTTAGAATCCAGAGCTTTAACTTCTTCTGACTCTAATATATCCTCTACGTTTTCAGTTCCTGTAACTTTGCTGAATGCTTCTTTTACTCCTTCAGTTTCAACCAGTTCATCAACTATCTCAGCAGCCTCTTCTTTACTAATGTTTTCGACTTTTATACGTTTGTCAATTTCTGTTTTTTCAGGGATTGGGGCAGGAATTTCCTCTAATGATTCAGAAGGGATCAGATCTTTTGTGAGTTTAACTATTTCATCTGCAGATCTTTTAGCTGAAATCCTTACCAAACCTATATTTGCTGAAATATTCATCAATATAATAAAATGCACATTTTCCAGATGTAAAAAAAGAGCCTTTCCTCCTTCTGATTCCACCAATACTCCTTCTATTTCCCCTTGATTGGCCGAATTAAGTAGTCTTTTCGATGAACTTGTAATTACATGTGCCATCGGACCAAAAAGAGCAATATCAGAATTCTGTGACATACTGTGGCTAATAATATCTCCATTACCGTCAGCTATTAAACTACCTTCTATACCCTCAATCTTATTTAAATCAATTAATATTTTAGTTAACTGAGTTTCAATTTTTGAGTCCATATAACCACTTTGATATTATGCAAAAACTCTATCTATTTTTTATGTTTATGCTTATTAATATATCTCAAAACTATATTTAAATCCAACATGGATTATTTAAGATAGATATTTAATTGAAATATTTTAAAAATCCTCTAATTGAAAATAAGCGTTTAAATATCTGAAAAAAAGAAATCTAGTTTAAAAAATGAAAAAATAGAGATTAAAGCATTTTAGCTATAATATATGTCTCTTTAAAAGTTCCCCATTGCTATCATGTATATCTACAAGTAATGGTGATTCTCCATTAATCATGTGAGTAGCACATGAAAGACAAGGGTCATAAGCCCTTATAATCATTTCAAGCTGGTTTTTAAGGCCCTCAGAAACTTCTTCACCTTTTATCATGGCTTTAGCTGTTTCTCTTACGCCTATATCCATTGAAAGGTTGTTCTGACCTGTTGAAACTATGAGGTTTGCACGCTTTATAAATCCGGCTGCATCTGTTTCATAATCATGGATTAAAATTCCTCTGGTAGCTTCAATCATTCCAACTCCCCTCCTGATTTCGCTGGATTCTTTTGCTTCAGCTTTGGTCATCAACGGCTCAGAAATACCCTGTCTTAAATCTGTACCTGTTATTGAACTATCTTCAAGAAGTTCTACAGCTTTTTCAGATGCATACATTAATTCTATCAGACGTGCATAGTGATACAGAAGAGGATTTTGAGCTATTCCATATTTTTCTTTGTATTCTGCAAATAATTCTGATGCTTTTTCGGTTGGAACATTCTGTGCTATGTTTAATCTGGCAAGTGGTCCTACTCTGTAATTTCCTTCTGGGAATCCTATTTGTTTTAAGTATGGGAATTTAAGATATGACCATGGCTGTACTTTTTCTTCAATGTAATCTAAGTAATCGTCTGCATTAAATTCATAAACAGAGTTACCATCTTTATCAATGATTTTAGCTGGCGCATCGTAAAATTCAATATTACCATTATTACTTAAAGCACCGAAATGAGTTTCAACAGGGCCTAAAAGTTCTATTGCTTCACTGTATTGTTCGAATAATGGCTTAGTTACTTCAACACCTTTTTCAACAAGCCCTACAGCATTTTTAGCTTCTTCTAATAGTTTAGTTCTTTCCTCTTCGGTTATTCCTTTGGATTGACCTCCAGGTATGGCTGTAACAGGACTGATTGGTTTACCTCCAACCGCACTTGTTATTACCTGACCGATTTTTCTGGTTTCAATTGCCATTTTTGCAAGTGCAGGATCATTTTTAAGAATTCCAACGACATTTCTAAGTGCAGGATCAGATTCAGGACCCATTACAAGGTCAGGAGCTCCCAGGAAATAGAAGTGAAGTGAATGGGAGTGAATGTATTGGCCAAGAAGCATTAATTCCCTTAATTTTTTAGCTGTTTCTGGTGGCTGCAATCCAAAAACCTGATCTGTAGCCTTAGCTGAAGCTAAATGGTGCGCTGTTTGGCATATACCACATATACGAGGAGTGATACGTGGTGCTTCTTCTACCGCGGCTCCTTCTAAAAATTTCTCAAAACCCCTTATTTCCATAACGTGAAAATGAGCATCATTAACATTTCCAGAATCATCCAGTTGAACCGTGATTTTTGCATGTCCTTCAATTCTGGTTACAGGACTAATTTCTATATTTTTCATCTTTTCACCTCTTTCTTAACCAATTGAGGAATCTTAGAAACCAGTTTTTCCTCCATTATTGTGCTTCCAATAACGAATCCATAAATTAAATGCCCCATATCATACATCTGTTTTTCAACATCTTTTTCCGGCATTTTAGAAAGGTGTGCAATCCTTTTAATAACTCCATTATATACATCGTGGCTAGGCTCTCTTAGAATGTCTAATGAAGGACCTCCACATCCATGACATTGAACTCCAGCCTGTGTACAAAGTGCACCACATCTTCCAAGAGTTACAGAACCAAGACATACATATCCCTGGCTTAGGAAACATTGCTGAGGATCAGGGTCTCCTTCAACTCTTCTGTGGATTTTATCAAATTCAACGTGGTCCATCCATCTCTGGCAATCGGCGCATACAGTCTTTTTAGGAACATCTGGAGTTTCTCCATTTATTAGAGGTATTAATATGTCTCCTGTTAATTTTTCCTTAGGAGGACATCCTGGAATATAATAATCAACTTCTGTAAAATCTCCTGCAGGGTGAACGATAGGTAGTAACTTAGGTACTACTTCTGAAGGTACTTCAGCAGATTCAGTACTCGGATTATCTGTGTAAGTACGTGATGTAACCTCTTCAGGATTGAATAAGTCCGCCATTCCTGTAATACCACCATAACATGCGCAAGTTCCATATGCTATTAGTGTTTTTGATTTGTTTCTTAGTTCTTCAAGCCTTTCTTTATTTTCTTCGTTTCTAATAGAACCAGAAACTATTGCAATATCTACATCATCAGGTATTTCTTTAGCATCTACTAATACTGGACAATAAACTATATCTGCTTTTTCTAGTATCTTTAGTAGATCCTCGTGTAAATCAAGAATGGAAATTTCACATCCTGCACAGCTTGCAAGTGCTTCCATTGCAATTTTAACCATTATTTACCACCCCATTTTATAGTTAGGGTCTTAAGACATGCATTTGGTCCTATGTGATCTATATCTAGTTTTCCTTTGATATCCATAACTTCTTCTACTGCTCCAACCATATATCCATATAAAAGATAGCATAATGGCCCTTTTTGAGGCAGTCCTGTTCTTCTAAGTGCCTGTCTTACAACACAATCACTAAATAAAAGTTTTACAGATGTTTCACCATTGCCTTCAATTGTATATTCATCCTGACCAGATGGCTTCCACATTTCAAAATAAAATTCTTTACCTAATACATCGCCCATTTCCCAAAGAGCCTTTTCGACATCGTCTGTTTTTTCCATTAATTTACCGGCTTCATGTCCCATTCTTTTTCCAGCCTGATAAACAATAGCATTGGCTCCACGACCTGAAACTTGCTCTAATGCACTGGACATAGATCCTATAAATTTCATAAGAACGTGCAGAGCTTCTTCATAATCGTCAATGTCTCCTCCAGTTTCTTTAGGAATTAATTCAGGTTTAAAATTTCCTCTTATATCTTCAATTTCCATTATAAATCCCCTTATATTATCTTTTCTAAAGCTCTACTTACTTTTCTGTCGATATAAAGTCTTTTAGCCACATGTATATCTTCATGTTCCAGTGCCTGAGAAGGACAAATTTCATGACATGAAAGACACGCCATACAGTCCACTTCATTCACTACAACCGTTTTTCCATTTTCCTTATCCAGTTCATACACATCGTTTGGACAATCTTCAACACAAGATCCGCATCCAACGCATGCCTCTTCATCTACCTTTATTTTTACCATTTAAACTCCTCATTTTTTCCTTTATTGCCTTTATTTGGTTAAAAAATGAATTGGAATCCTATAAGGACTTTATTAATGATTTATTCCCTTTTTTTGGTTATTAACATTAGACTTTAAATATTTATATCTTATATAGACTCTTTTTACTATTAAGGGTTTATATTAATTTTCTATAACTTCTAAAACAAATTAA is a genomic window containing:
- a CDS encoding winged helix-turn-helix domain-containing protein, which translates into the protein MLSEKELHNKEMSEIKEKLATMHHDIKLLMENHNQQYLDLIRVNSKKDFINALKEYMGHDIEHGLERGMVKKCDMKNECRERFTGFLQNNACLIHEDNVTEKTINQNQSNLDELKSTAPYKKCEICFLEVNDLFKKQINLMRALRIYSTNEEKRQDIALICEESIVKEVLEPLSNKQRLQIIKSMANGTRTFSSLSELTGLRGGNLLFHIQKLLDCGIIIQRHERGDYMLTEKGYSLLVALSEINCLLDEENSLKTE
- a CDS encoding pyridoxamine 5'-phosphate oxidase family protein; protein product: MVMTDEMMDAVEKENVVFFATATKKGTPNVVPIGFARPLDEETILIVDNYMNKTRENLENNPKASLVPRDASKCPYQFKGTVEIHTSGKYFDDAVDWAQSVMSELSPKAAVLLKVEEIYSVKPGPDAGKKVD
- a CDS encoding MTH865 family protein, producing the protein MGVKEEIKNQIIGALEGANFPIETPEELISAMPDGAETTCKSGNLELKAGNAGQVLKADDFPFKNAEEVADTIVNRAL
- a CDS encoding replication factor C large subunit; this encodes MLWTEKYRPKNFDEVLGNLKAKKEILKWVEEWKAGNPQKCLFLLGPPGTGKTTFAQLIAKEFSDSVELNASDKRSYDAIMSTVGEASSSMTLFGGRLKLIILDEVDGLHGNDDRGGSRAINKILKEGSQPVIMMANDPYSNRIKSFKSKCQVITLRKVHTNSIVSFLKKICIKEGVEFEEHVLRELAKRSRGDLRSAIGDLQIIAQGEEKITSEDLNLIAQKDERSNIFDAVRTILKSKNPNRIKDSMRQVEADPALLLEMVIENIPREYEKKHEIEEAYEMVSQADIYLGRAFSTRAYTYWKYAYDFMSVGVALSKDETYKKFARYANSSVYTMLSKSRSKRDLQNRVAEKIAEKLHTSKKVAISQFPYFEIMFQDNEIAYNMMMYFGLEDDEVKLFRSRKVRAPKKTKTKAKKEKESKDALKSTKAKKTSKTTKKSTKKSSKDENSPKIEKKAKDDSNNSKKKDENGTNGAKQTSLFSFK
- a CDS encoding replication factor C small subunit; amino-acid sequence: MNGPWVEKYRPSNLDEVVGQDHIIERLKKYVNEQSMPNLMFTGPAGVGKTTTAIALAKEILGEYWRQNFLELNASDARGIDTVRTNIKNFCRLKAVGAPFRIVFLDEVDNMTKDAQHALRREMEMYTKTASFVLSCNYSSKIIDPIQSRCAIFRFAPVKGTQIIHRLEKIAEAENLNIKREAIESIVYFAEGDLRKAINILQASASTTDEITDESIHEIVSKAKPQDVRKIVKMALNGDFLGARDLLREVMVIQGTSGEDMITQIYQEISRMSMESMIEEDVYVDLIQSIGEYDFRIREGSNPRIQLEALLTKFLLKGKAD
- a CDS encoding roadblock/LC7 domain-containing protein, with the translated sequence MDSKIETQLTKILIDLNKIEGIEGSLIADGNGDIISHSMSQNSDIALFGPMAHVITSSSKRLLNSANQGEIEGVLVESEGGKALFLHLENVHFIILMNISANIGLVRISAKRSADEIVKLTKDLIPSESLEEIPAPIPEKTEIDKRIKVENISKEEAAEIVDELVETEGVKEAFSKVTGTENVEDILESEEVKALDSKEAEEELAKMLELESLHGEETGEGSEITEKLETEISESQEEIKEEASESSAPLPVIRPPISFPDLPKNVIVPQGDKEKSELILDIYEAIFLAMSIGASKIMGVAPARGLIRRFLPVEDCKSLLKDVEVGSNSAIDFDKIRENAENIPLDERANTLITDFSKIIDIITENYGKVMGYGAFRGIVRAEFKVINASYGEAITELGIKDKTHSEIRELFK
- a CDS encoding Ni/Fe hydrogenase subunit alpha, translated to MKNIEISPVTRIEGHAKITVQLDDSGNVNDAHFHVMEIRGFEKFLEGAAVEEAPRITPRICGICQTAHHLASAKATDQVFGLQPPETAKKLRELMLLGQYIHSHSLHFYFLGAPDLVMGPESDPALRNVVGILKNDPALAKMAIETRKIGQVITSAVGGKPISPVTAIPGGQSKGITEEERTKLLEEAKNAVGLVEKGVEVTKPLFEQYSEAIELLGPVETHFGALSNNGNIEFYDAPAKIIDKDGNSVYEFNADDYLDYIEEKVQPWSYLKFPYLKQIGFPEGNYRVGPLARLNIAQNVPTEKASELFAEYKEKYGIAQNPLLYHYARLIELMYASEKAVELLEDSSITGTDLRQGISEPLMTKAEAKESSEIRRGVGMIEATRGILIHDYETDAAGFIKRANLIVSTGQNNLSMDIGVRETAKAMIKGEEVSEGLKNQLEMIIRAYDPCLSCATHMINGESPLLVDIHDSNGELLKRHIL
- a CDS encoding F420-nonreducing hydrogenase — its product is MVKIAMEALASCAGCEISILDLHEDLLKILEKADIVYCPVLVDAKEIPDDVDIAIVSGSIRNEENKERLEELRNKSKTLIAYGTCACYGGITGMADLFNPEEVTSRTYTDNPSTESAEVPSEVVPKLLPIVHPAGDFTEVDYYIPGCPPKEKLTGDILIPLINGETPDVPKKTVCADCQRWMDHVEFDKIHRRVEGDPDPQQCFLSQGYVCLGSVTLGRCGALCTQAGVQCHGCGGPSLDILREPSHDVYNGVIKRIAHLSKMPEKDVEKQMYDMGHLIYGFVIGSTIMEEKLVSKIPQLVKKEVKR
- a CDS encoding hydrocarbon binding protein (contains V4R domain) encodes the protein MEIEDIRGNFKPELIPKETGGDIDDYEEALHVLMKFIGSMSSALEQVSGRGANAIVYQAGKRMGHEAGKLMEKTDDVEKALWEMGDVLGKEFYFEMWKPSGQDEYTIEGNGETSVKLLFSDCVVRQALRRTGLPQKGPLCYLLYGYMVGAVEEVMDIKGKLDIDHIGPNACLKTLTIKWGGK
- a CDS encoding 4Fe-4S binding protein, producing MVKIKVDEEACVGCGSCVEDCPNDVYELDKENGKTVVVNEVDCMACLSCHEICPSQALEHEDIHVAKRLYIDRKVSRALEKII